One genomic window of Buchnera aphidicola (Greenidea ficicola) includes the following:
- the nusA gene encoding transcription termination factor NusA, which yields MNKEILSVVEAVSNEKSLPREKIFKVLESALEKATKKKYEQDIDIRIYINRKNGNLLTFRRWLVVKEVLQPTKEITLDAAKLENINIKINDYIEDNIDSVIFDRVITQKAKKIIVKKVREAEKEIIIKQFKKKIGLIVIGNIKKIQRNNIFVNLGNNAEAIMHKKGMLPKENFRLGERIRGILFIINPKSKKAQLLISRIGTDMLIALFNIEIPEILDKIIEIKKIARDPGSRSKIAVKTNDEKVDPVGACVGIKGSRVQSISNELNGERIDIILWDKNPSQFVINAMAPADVNSITIDHERNSMDILVNFNNLSQSIGRNGQNVKLASQLTGWELNVITLEDIKIKKTKKTNIIFKNFKKYLDFNDLILQELVDFGFSSFEDLSMISKNVFLNSNIINTKIINEIKKQSKKVLKLISLDFKISYKKNKINKELLNLDNMNINIAIQLIKKNIFSLEDLADQGTDDLIDIEGLNIYEIKKLIMDARNICWFDKNINKYKEE from the coding sequence ATGAACAAAGAAATTTTATCTGTGGTTGAAGCAGTATCTAATGAAAAATCATTACCTAGAGAAAAAATTTTTAAAGTATTAGAAAGTGCTTTAGAAAAAGCAACAAAAAAAAAATATGAACAAGATATTGATATAAGAATCTATATTAATAGAAAAAATGGTAATTTATTAACTTTTCGAAGATGGTTAGTAGTAAAAGAAGTTTTACAACCAACTAAAGAAATAACTTTAGACGCAGCAAAATTAGAAAATATTAATATAAAAATTAATGATTATATTGAAGATAATATTGATTCTGTTATTTTTGATCGAGTTATTACTCAAAAAGCAAAAAAAATTATTGTTAAAAAAGTTAGAGAAGCTGAAAAAGAAATTATTATAAAACAATTTAAAAAAAAAATAGGTTTAATTGTTATTGGAAATATTAAAAAAATACAACGTAATAATATTTTTGTTAATTTAGGAAATAATGCTGAAGCTATAATGCATAAAAAAGGAATGCTTCCTAAAGAAAATTTTAGATTAGGAGAAAGAATACGTGGTATTTTATTTATTATAAATCCTAAATCAAAAAAAGCACAATTATTAATTAGTCGTATTGGTACAGATATGTTAATTGCTTTATTTAATATAGAAATACCTGAAATTTTAGATAAAATTATTGAAATTAAAAAAATTGCTAGAGATCCAGGTTCTCGTTCTAAAATAGCTGTAAAAACTAATGATGAAAAAGTTGATCCAGTAGGAGCTTGTGTTGGTATAAAAGGATCAAGAGTGCAATCTATATCAAATGAATTAAATGGAGAAAGAATTGATATTATTTTATGGGATAAAAATCCTTCTCAATTTGTAATTAATGCAATGGCTCCAGCTGATGTTAATTCAATTACTATTGATCATGAAAGAAATAGTATGGATATATTAGTTAATTTTAATAATTTATCTCAATCTATTGGAAGAAATGGTCAAAATGTAAAACTTGCTTCTCAATTAACGGGTTGGGAGTTAAATGTAATTACTTTAGAAGATATTAAAATAAAAAAAACTAAAAAAACAAATATAATATTTAAAAATTTTAAAAAATATTTAGATTTTAACGATTTAATTTTACAAGAGTTAGTTGATTTTGGTTTTTCTTCTTTTGAAGATTTATCTATGATTTCTAAAAATGTTTTTTTAAATAGTAATATAATTAATACAAAAATAATTAATGAAATAAAAAAACAATCTAAAAAAGTTTTAAAATTAATATCATTAGATTTTAAAATTTCATATAAAAAAAATAAAATTAATAAAGAATTATTAAATTTAGATAATATGAATATAAATATTGCAATACAATTAATAAAAAAAAATATTTTTTCATTAGAAGATTTAGCTGATCAAGGAACAGATGATTTAATTGATATAGAAGGTTTAAATATTTATGAAATTAAAAAATTAATTATGGATGCTCGTAATATTTGTTGGTTTGATAAAAATATTAATAAATATAAAGAAGAGTAA
- the secG gene encoding preprotein translocase subunit SecG — protein sequence MYHFLLIVFMLISFFLILFIMLQLKLGINKNNNFNNNILEKLDKNYDSNKLINFLIIIFSFCFFLLSIILCNINSNNL from the coding sequence ATGTATCATTTTTTATTAATAGTATTTATGTTAATATCTTTTTTTTTAATTTTATTTATAATGTTACAATTAAAATTAGGTATAAATAAAAATAATAATTTTAATAATAATATTTTAGAGAAATTAGATAAAAATTATGATAGTAATAAATTAATTAATTTTTTAATTATTATTTTTTCTTTTTGTTTTTTTTTATTAAGTATAATATTATGTAATATTAATTCTAATAATTTATAA
- the ftsH gene encoding ATP-dependent zinc metalloprotease FtsH, giving the protein MVKNFFLWLFIVVILMSIFQNFNFNEKNFQKVNYSNFISDINQNKIRETDINGRIINVFKKDNSNYITYLPMIDSKLLNILLSKNVVIKGSFPKEPGLLTSIFISWFPMLLLIGVWIFFMKKIQIGGTKGSILFGKNKAKMLNKNQIKTNFSDVAGCEEAKEEVMELVEYLKEPYKFQKLGGKIPKGILMVGPPGTGKTLLAKAIAGEAKVPFFTISGSDFVEMFVGVGASRMRDMFENARKSSPCIIFVDEIDAVGRKRGSGLGGGHDEREQTLNQMLVEMDGFEKNEGVILIAATNRPDVLDPALLRPGRFDRRVVLSLPDIIGREKILKVHMRNIPFDSDVIPKIIARSTPGFSGADLANLINESALFAARLNHKKVFMSDLEQAKDKIIMGVERKSIIINDSQKELIAYHESGHVIVGKLIPNNDPIHKVTIIPRGNSLGLTFFIPKEDNISISREKLENQISTLYGGRLAEEIIYGVNNVSTGAVNDIKVATNLARSMVSKWGFSEKLGPLLYEEDNNEVFLGNSFNKIQNISDHTSYIIDQEIKFLININYEKARIILNENIDILHAMKDALIKFETLNSLQIDDLMNRKKVRSI; this is encoded by the coding sequence ATGGTTAAAAATTTTTTTTTATGGTTATTTATTGTTGTAATTTTAATGTCTATTTTTCAAAATTTTAATTTTAATGAAAAAAATTTTCAAAAAGTAAATTATTCTAATTTTATATCTGATATAAATCAAAATAAAATTCGTGAAACGGATATTAATGGTAGAATAATTAATGTTTTTAAAAAAGATAATAGTAATTATATAACATATTTACCAATGATTGATTCAAAATTATTAAATATTTTATTATCTAAAAATGTAGTAATTAAAGGATCTTTTCCTAAAGAACCTGGATTATTGACTTCAATTTTTATTTCTTGGTTTCCTATGTTGTTATTAATTGGAGTTTGGATATTTTTTATGAAAAAAATACAAATTGGTGGAACAAAAGGTTCTATATTATTTGGGAAAAATAAAGCTAAAATGTTAAATAAAAATCAAATTAAAACTAATTTTTCAGATGTAGCAGGTTGCGAAGAGGCTAAAGAAGAAGTAATGGAATTGGTAGAATATTTAAAAGAACCATATAAATTTCAAAAATTAGGAGGAAAAATACCAAAAGGAATTTTAATGGTTGGTCCTCCAGGAACAGGTAAAACTTTATTAGCTAAAGCTATTGCCGGAGAAGCAAAAGTTCCATTTTTTACAATTTCTGGATCAGATTTTGTTGAAATGTTCGTTGGAGTTGGTGCATCTAGAATGAGAGATATGTTTGAAAATGCAAGGAAATCTTCTCCATGTATTATATTTGTAGATGAAATTGATGCAGTTGGTAGAAAAAGAGGTTCTGGTTTAGGAGGAGGTCATGATGAAAGAGAACAAACATTAAATCAAATGTTAGTAGAGATGGATGGTTTTGAAAAAAATGAAGGTGTAATTTTAATTGCTGCTACTAATAGACCAGATGTTTTAGATCCTGCTTTATTAAGACCGGGAAGATTTGATAGAAGAGTTGTTTTATCTTTACCAGATATTATTGGAAGAGAAAAAATTTTGAAAGTTCATATGCGAAATATTCCTTTTGATTCTGATGTAATACCAAAAATTATAGCAAGAAGTACTCCTGGTTTTTCTGGTGCGGATTTAGCAAATTTAATTAATGAAAGTGCTTTATTTGCTGCTAGATTAAATCATAAAAAAGTTTTTATGTCAGATTTAGAACAAGCAAAAGATAAAATAATTATGGGTGTGGAAAGAAAATCAATTATAATAAATGATTCTCAAAAAGAATTAATTGCTTACCATGAATCTGGTCATGTTATTGTTGGTAAATTAATTCCAAATAATGATCCTATTCATAAAGTTACTATTATTCCTAGAGGAAATTCATTAGGATTAACTTTCTTTATTCCTAAAGAAGATAATATAAGTATTAGTAGAGAAAAATTAGAAAACCAAATATCTACTTTATATGGAGGTCGTTTAGCTGAAGAAATTATTTATGGTGTTAATAATGTTTCTACAGGTGCTGTAAATGATATTAAAGTAGCTACAAATTTAGCAAGAAGTATGGTTTCAAAATGGGGGTTTTCAGAAAAATTAGGACCTTTATTATATGAAGAAGATAATAATGAAGTTTTTTTAGGTAATTCTTTTAATAAAATTCAAAATATTTCTGATCATACTTCTTATATTATTGATCAAGAAATAAAATTTTTAATAAATATTAATTATGAAAAAGCAAGAATTATTTTAAATGAAAATATAGATATTTTACATGCAATGAAAGATGCTTTAATAAAATTTGAAACTTTGAATTCTTTGCAAATTGATGATTTAATGAATCGTAAAAAAGTTAGATCTATTTAA
- a CDS encoding RlmE family RNA methyltransferase — protein MSNNKKFNNSSQWIHNHINDFYVKYSYKNKLRSRSWFKLKEIDKKNNIFKSGMKVIDLGSFPGGWSKYVISKVGFKGLVIAVDKKFMNVIKGVNFIQGDINKKDILNKILSFKKKIHVLISDMSPNISGIKFVDDIKIIKLIKISLNISKKVLLKKGIFIVKAFQGIKLDYYIKKIKLFFLKVYLYKPNSSRSSSREIYIIAISKKK, from the coding sequence ATGTCTAATAATAAAAAATTTAATAATTCTTCTCAATGGATTCATAATCATATTAATGATTTTTATGTTAAATATTCTTATAAAAATAAATTACGATCTAGATCTTGGTTTAAATTAAAAGAAATAGATAAAAAAAATAATATTTTTAAATCAGGAATGAAAGTTATTGATTTAGGTTCTTTTCCTGGAGGTTGGTCTAAATATGTTATTTCTAAAGTAGGATTTAAAGGTTTAGTTATTGCTGTTGATAAAAAATTTATGAATGTAATAAAAGGAGTAAATTTTATTCAAGGAGATATTAATAAAAAAGATATATTAAATAAAATACTTAGTTTTAAAAAAAAAATACATGTATTAATTTCAGATATGTCTCCAAATATTAGTGGTATAAAATTTGTTGATGATATAAAAATTATTAAATTGATAAAAATTTCTTTAAATATATCAAAAAAAGTTTTATTAAAAAAAGGAATTTTTATAGTAAAAGCTTTTCAAGGAATAAAATTAGATTATTATATAAAAAAAATAAAATTATTTTTTTTGAAAGTTTATTTATATAAACCTAATTCTTCTAGATCTAGTTCTAGAGAAATTTATATAATTGCAATTAGTAAAAAAAAATAA
- the greA gene encoding transcription elongation factor GreA, with translation MNHLIPMTLKGSIKLQKELEYLKKIKRTKIINAIIKAREYGDLKENAEYHAAKEEQSFCERKIRDIEYKLSNANIIDVTKLYNNGVVVFGSTITISNIKSCKKYTYSIVGDDEANYKKKMISIYSPVARGLIGKKINDIVSINIPDGIVKYVILKIDYISI, from the coding sequence ATGAATCATTTAATTCCAATGACCTTAAAAGGATCAATAAAATTACAAAAAGAATTAGAATATTTAAAAAAAATAAAAAGAACAAAAATTATTAATGCTATTATTAAAGCTAGAGAATATGGAGATCTTAAAGAAAATGCAGAATATCATGCTGCTAAAGAAGAACAAAGTTTTTGTGAAAGAAAAATAAGAGATATTGAATATAAATTATCTAATGCTAATATAATAGATGTTACTAAATTATATAATAATGGAGTTGTTGTTTTTGGTTCTACAATTACTATTTCTAATATTAAAAGTTGTAAAAAATATACTTATAGTATTGTAGGAGATGATGAAGCAAATTATAAAAAAAAAATGATTTCTATTTATTCTCCTGTTGCTAGAGGTTTAATAGGAAAAAAAATAAATGATATTGTTTCTATTAATATACCTGATGGTATAGTTAAATATGTTATTTTAAAGATAGATTATATTTCTATATAA
- the rplU gene encoding 50S ribosomal protein L21, translating to MYAIFINGGKQYKAKKGKYLILEKINKEKGSKIILKNILMIKKKKKIFIGKPILLKSLIKATIISHNKKKKIQIIKFKRRKHYKKKQGHRQPYTKIQINNIINKI from the coding sequence ATGTACGCAATATTTATTAATGGCGGAAAACAATATAAAGCAAAAAAAGGAAAATATTTAATATTAGAAAAAATTAATAAAGAAAAAGGATCAAAAATAATTTTAAAAAATATATTAATGATAAAAAAAAAAAAAAAAATTTTTATAGGAAAACCAATTTTATTAAAAAGCTTAATTAAAGCTACAATAATATCTCATAATAAAAAAAAAAAAATACAAATAATAAAATTTAAAAGAAGAAAACATTATAAAAAAAAACAAGGACATAGACAACCATACACAAAAATACAAATAAATAATATTATTAATAAAATTTAA
- the rpmA gene encoding 50S ribosomal protein L27 gives MAHKKAGGSTRNGRDSHSKRLGIKKFGGEWITSGSIIVKQRGTKFHPGINVKCGKDHTIYAIKDGKVQFQFKKYKKKKYINVIHI, from the coding sequence ATGGCACATAAAAAAGCTGGGGGTTCTACAAGAAATGGAAGAGATTCACATTCTAAAAGATTAGGAATAAAAAAATTTGGAGGAGAATGGATTACATCAGGAAGTATAATTGTTAAACAAAGAGGAACTAAATTTCATCCAGGAATAAATGTAAAATGTGGAAAAGATCATACAATATATGCAATTAAAGATGGAAAAGTTCAATTTCAATTTAAAAAATATAAAAAAAAAAAATATATTAATGTAATTCACATATAA
- the cgtA gene encoding Obg family GTPase CgtA yields MKFIDEVKISLQAGNGGNGCVSFRREKYIPKGGPNGGNGGNGGNIWIIANKNLNTLIDYQYKKIFKAQNGENGKNKNKTGKNGNDIKLIVPIGTKIINSDTFEKIKYLTKHKQKILIAKGGLRGLGNTKFKSSINRSPKKRTLGKQGEKKNIILELILLADIGTLGLPNSGKSTFIKNISAAKTKIGAYPFTTINPILGIVRNKKKKFTIADVPGIIKGASKGIGLGFRFLKHLKKCKMLLHIVDIKKKNILEIKNNILIIKKEINKFKEKINKKNIWIIFNKIDLLNNKELILIKKKIKKILNIKKEKYYFISCITKKGIKKLLKKINIFLKK; encoded by the coding sequence ATGAAATTTATTGATGAAGTAAAAATTTCTTTACAAGCAGGAAATGGAGGAAATGGATGTGTTAGTTTTAGAAGAGAAAAATATATACCAAAAGGAGGTCCTAATGGAGGAAATGGTGGAAATGGGGGAAATATATGGATTATAGCAAATAAAAATTTAAATACTTTAATAGATTATCAATATAAAAAAATTTTTAAAGCTCAAAACGGAGAAAATGGTAAAAATAAAAATAAAACAGGAAAAAATGGAAATGATATAAAATTAATTGTACCTATTGGAACAAAAATTATAAATAGCGATACTTTTGAAAAAATAAAATATTTAACTAAACATAAACAAAAAATATTAATAGCAAAAGGAGGATTACGAGGATTAGGGAATACAAAATTTAAATCATCAATTAATCGTTCTCCTAAAAAAAGAACTTTAGGAAAACAAGGAGAAAAAAAAAATATTATTTTAGAATTAATATTATTAGCAGATATAGGAACATTAGGATTACCAAACTCAGGAAAATCTACATTTATTAAAAATATATCTGCAGCAAAAACAAAAATAGGAGCATATCCATTTACTACAATAAATCCAATTTTAGGAATTGTAAGAAATAAAAAAAAAAAATTTACTATTGCAGATGTTCCAGGAATTATAAAAGGTGCTTCAAAAGGAATTGGTTTAGGTTTTAGATTTTTAAAACATTTAAAAAAATGTAAAATGTTATTACATATTGTAGATATAAAAAAAAAAAATATATTAGAAATTAAAAATAATATTTTAATTATAAAAAAAGAAATTAATAAATTTAAAGAAAAAATAAATAAAAAAAATATATGGATAATTTTTAATAAAATTGATTTATTAAATAATAAAGAACTTATTTTAATTAAAAAAAAAATTAAAAAAATATTAAATATTAAAAAAGAAAAATATTATTTTATTTCATGTATTACTAAAAAAGGAATAAAAAAACTATTAAAAAAAATTAATATTTTTTTAAAAAAATAA
- the rpsI gene encoding 30S ribosomal protein S9 yields MNIIQNYGTGRRKTCSARVFLKLGTGNIVINTRSLENYFCRKTACMIVLQPLELLDLVNKFDFYITVKGGGISGQAGAIRQGITKSLIQYDHTLRSELRKFGFVTRDSRKVERKKFGFRKSRKRPQFSKR; encoded by the coding sequence ATGAATATAATACAAAATTATGGAACTGGTCGTCGTAAAACTTGTTCTGCTAGAGTTTTTTTAAAATTAGGAACAGGTAATATTGTTATTAATACTCGTTCTTTAGAAAATTATTTTTGTAGAAAAACAGCATGTATGATAGTTTTACAACCATTAGAATTATTAGATCTTGTAAATAAGTTTGATTTTTATATTACCGTTAAAGGAGGAGGAATATCAGGACAGGCTGGAGCGATTAGGCAAGGAATAACTAAATCATTAATACAGTATGATCATACATTACGTTCTGAATTAAGAAAATTTGGTTTTGTTACAAGAGATTCTCGTAAAGTTGAAAGAAAAAAATTTGGTTTTAGAAAATCTAGAAAACGTCCTCAATTTTCAAAAAGATAA
- the rplM gene encoding 50S ribosomal protein L13 — protein sequence MKTFSANNQIKRSWYYIDAKNKILGRLATKVACYLTGKHKVIYTPHIDTGDYIIILNASKIKVTGNKNIKKKYYHHTGYIGGIKSILFKDMLIKNPKKIIKLAVKGMLPKGSLGRVMLNKLKIYINDIHINFAQKPKFLKI from the coding sequence ATGAAAACATTTTCAGCTAATAATCAAATTAAAAGATCTTGGTATTATATCGACGCAAAAAATAAAATATTAGGAAGGTTAGCAACTAAAGTTGCATGTTATTTAACAGGAAAACATAAAGTAATTTATACTCCTCATATAGATACAGGAGATTATATTATTATTTTAAATGCAAGTAAAATTAAAGTTACTGGTAATAAAAATATAAAAAAAAAATATTATCATCATACAGGATATATAGGTGGTATTAAATCAATATTATTTAAAGATATGTTAATTAAAAATCCTAAAAAAATTATAAAATTAGCTGTTAAAGGAATGTTGCCTAAAGGTTCTTTAGGAAGAGTTATGTTAAATAAATTAAAAATTTATATAAATGATATTCATATAAATTTTGCTCAAAAGCCAAAATTTTTAAAAATTTAA
- a CDS encoding prephenate dehydratase domain-containing protein, which yields MNFKKNLLYLRKKINKIDKKIILILAKRKKIIKKIAKIKIKNNFSIKDKKREKELLNFLLKIGKKKKIKKFFLKKIFKIIIKESRYIQKKILKKKKIFFLGPKGSYSYEAACKYIKKKKKKIKKINCKNFKIAIKKNENKLFHYTILPIENICSGYINEILNLLKKTNLFIINEINILIKHCLLVKKNTKIENIKNIYSHEQPIKQSNIFIKKYSKWNLNITKSTSQAMKKISLINKNNIAAIGNKKYCKIYNLYTLIKNISNKKNNTTRFVILSNKKIKINKNKKYKLTLFFTLKKKKKLIKIFLLLKKKKFNIKSLNKKNFFLEILIKAYTKNMKKILSQMILKTKKIKILGYYPINNNII from the coding sequence ATGAATTTTAAAAAAAATTTACTTTATTTAAGAAAAAAAATTAATAAAATAGATAAAAAAATAATCTTAATTTTAGCTAAAAGAAAAAAAATAATAAAAAAAATAGCAAAAATAAAAATAAAAAATAATTTTTCTATAAAAGATAAAAAAAGAGAAAAAGAACTTTTAAATTTTTTATTAAAAATAGGAAAAAAAAAAAAAATAAAAAAATTTTTTTTAAAAAAAATATTTAAAATAATCATTAAAGAATCAAGATATATACAAAAAAAAATATTAAAAAAAAAAAAAATATTTTTTTTAGGACCAAAAGGTTCTTATTCATATGAAGCTGCTTGTAAATACATTAAAAAAAAAAAAAAAAAAATTAAAAAAATAAATTGTAAAAATTTTAAAATAGCAATAAAAAAAAATGAAAATAAATTATTTCATTACACGATATTACCTATTGAAAATATATGTTCAGGTTATATTAATGAAATTTTAAATCTTTTAAAAAAAACAAATTTATTTATAATAAATGAAATTAATATATTAATAAAACATTGTTTACTAGTTAAAAAAAATACTAAAATAGAAAATATAAAAAATATTTACAGTCATGAACAACCTATTAAACAAAGTAATATTTTTATTAAAAAATATTCAAAATGGAATTTAAATATTACAAAAAGCACTTCTCAAGCAATGAAAAAAATATCATTAATAAATAAAAACAATATAGCTGCTATAGGAAATAAAAAATATTGCAAAATATATAATTTATATACATTAATAAAAAATATATCTAATAAAAAAAATAACACTACAAGATTTGTAATATTATCAAATAAAAAAATAAAAATAAATAAAAATAAAAAATACAAATTAACATTATTTTTTACTTTAAAAAAAAAAAAAAAATTAATTAAAATATTTTTACTATTAAAAAAAAAAAAATTTAATATAAAATCATTAAATAAAAAAAATTTTTTTTTAGAAATTTTAATAAAAGCATATACTAAAAACATGAAAAAAATATTATCTCAAATGATATTAAAAACAAAAAAAATAAAAATATTAGGATATTATCCTATTAATAATAATATCATTTAA
- a CDS encoding signal recognition particle receptor subunit alpha, whose amino-acid sequence MFNNLTKKISVIIKKIYDQGRLTKKNIKYSLRELRKSLLEADVALLVIKKFTKNIKKKVIGKKINQHLTPGQEFIKIVKKELIKILGKKNKKIKLNKNKLTKILIIGLQGSGKTTNLIKLGKLFKKKNKKKILTVSTDVNRFSAIKQLKLLSEKEKLDVFLSKKNDKPINIAKKSIKKAKKNFYDILLIDTSGRLHNNKKMMKELKNMYKKIKPNETLFVIDSMIGQDSINIIKKYNNLLPITGIILTKMDSNARCGIALSCKYLTKIPIKFISNGEKINSIKKFCPIKITKKILGLNNIFSLIKKIKKKIKIKKKKKKKIIKKKISFNLNDCLKYLKKIKKSNIINKIINKISIKKKKKNKTLKELETIIYSMTNKERKNPKIIKNSRKKRIAKGSGISVQKINILLRNFLNIKKTIIKIKKNGINKIFNSLKNFIPNFF is encoded by the coding sequence ATGTTTAATAATCTAACTAAAAAAATTTCTGTAATTATAAAAAAAATATATGATCAAGGAAGATTAACTAAAAAAAATATTAAATATTCTTTAAGAGAACTAAGAAAATCATTATTAGAAGCTGATGTAGCATTATTAGTAATAAAAAAATTTACTAAAAATATAAAAAAAAAAGTTATAGGAAAAAAAATAAATCAACATTTAACCCCAGGACAAGAATTTATTAAAATAGTAAAAAAAGAATTAATAAAAATTTTAGGAAAAAAAAATAAAAAAATAAAATTAAATAAAAATAAATTAACAAAAATATTAATCATTGGATTGCAAGGATCTGGAAAAACTACTAATTTAATAAAATTAGGAAAATTATTTAAAAAAAAAAATAAAAAAAAAATATTAACAGTATCTACTGATGTTAATAGATTTTCTGCAATAAAACAATTAAAATTACTTTCAGAAAAAGAAAAATTAGATGTATTTTTATCTAAAAAAAATGATAAACCAATAAATATTGCAAAAAAAAGTATTAAAAAAGCAAAAAAAAATTTTTATGATATATTATTAATAGATACATCTGGAAGATTACATAATAATAAAAAAATGATGAAAGAACTAAAAAATATGTATAAAAAAATAAAACCAAATGAAACATTATTTGTAATTGATTCTATGATAGGACAAGATTCAATAAATATTATTAAAAAATATAATAATTTATTACCAATAACAGGTATAATTTTAACAAAAATGGATAGTAATGCAAGATGCGGAATAGCTTTATCATGTAAATATTTAACAAAAATACCAATAAAATTTATAAGTAATGGAGAAAAAATAAATTCAATTAAAAAATTTTGTCCAATAAAAATAACAAAAAAAATATTAGGATTAAATAATATTTTTTCATTAATAAAAAAAATAAAAAAAAAAATAAAAATAAAAAAAAAAAAAAAAAAAAAAATAATAAAAAAAAAAATTTCTTTTAATTTAAATGATTGTTTAAAATATTTAAAAAAAATAAAAAAATCAAATATAATAAATAAAATTATTAATAAAATTTCAATTAAAAAAAAAAAAAAAAATAAAACATTAAAAGAATTAGAAACTATAATATATTCTATGACTAATAAAGAAAGAAAAAATCCAAAAATAATAAAAAATTCTAGAAAAAAAAGAATAGCAAAAGGATCTGGAATTTCTGTGCAAAAAATAAATATATTATTAAGAAATTTTTTAAACATTAAAAAAACAATAATAAAAATAAAAAAAAATGGTATAAATAAAATTTTTAACTCATTAAAAAATTTTATACCAAATTTTTTTTAA
- the rpsP gene encoding 30S ribosomal protein S16, whose amino-acid sequence MVIIRLARHGCKKKPFYKIVVADTRFPRNGRFIEKIGYFNPIKSKKKNNIFINIKKLKYWKKIGVKITSRIKYLINKIKEEKL is encoded by the coding sequence ATGGTTATAATAAGATTAGCGAGACATGGTTGTAAAAAAAAACCATTTTATAAAATTGTTGTAGCAGATACAAGATTTCCAAGAAATGGAAGATTTATTGAAAAAATTGGTTATTTCAATCCAATAAAAAGTAAAAAAAAAAATAATATTTTTATAAATATAAAAAAATTAAAATACTGGAAAAAAATAGGAGTAAAAATAACTTCTAGAATTAAATATTTAATAAATAAAATAAAAGAAGAAAAATTATAA
- the rimM gene encoding ribosome maturation factor RimM (Essential for efficient processing of 16S rRNA), producing the protein MGKIKKPYGILGYLKLISYTEIKKNFLNYKPLFIKKKKKYFYIKIKKYKKKKNIFLIKINNIKNRTKSIKFKNKKISTNMYNLPKIKNNYYWKDIIKCHIFTKKNKYLGKINNIITNKKHDILIIKKKKKILIPFIYKKIIKYIEIKKKIIFISEKYI; encoded by the coding sequence ATTGGAAAAATTAAAAAACCATATGGAATATTAGGATATTTAAAATTGATTTCTTATACAGAAATTAAAAAAAATTTTTTAAATTATAAACCATTATTTATAAAAAAAAAAAAAAAATATTTTTACATTAAAATAAAAAAATATAAAAAAAAAAAAAATATTTTTTTAATAAAAATTAATAATATTAAAAATAGAACAAAATCAATAAAATTTAAAAATAAAAAAATATCAACTAATATGTATAATCTTCCAAAAATAAAAAATAATTATTATTGGAAAGATATTATAAAATGTCATATATTTACAAAAAAAAATAAATATTTAGGTAAAATAAATAATATTATTACCAATAAAAAACATGATATTTTAATAATAAAAAAAAAAAAAAAAATATTAATTCCTTTTATATATAAAAAAATAATTAAATATATAGAAATAAAAAAAAAAATAATATTTATTAGTGAAAAATATATTTAA